Genomic DNA from Hyperolius riggenbachi isolate aHypRig1 chromosome 10, aHypRig1.pri, whole genome shotgun sequence:
CCAGAGGTCAGCAACTGGGGGGCATTGCCAAAGAAGGTGTATAAAGGTAGGGTTGGGGGCTCCCAACTAGGGGTAAGATAACTTTGGTGTGTGATGTATAACTGTGTGAGGCGGTCCTTGATGCATGGGGATACCTGTAGGGCAGCCAGTAAACTATCCTCCCATTCCTCCTCATCTAGCTGAACACCCAGTTGTATCCATTTATTCATGGAATGATCCATTACATGTCCAGCAAGGTGTTCGACTAATAATAGCGTATAAAGATCCAATGAGATGGGTGAGAGGTCCATCTTTAATGGACTCCATAAGGAGGGAAGTGCCTGGTAAAGGTAGACCAAGGGGGAATTGGGCTTGAAGGGCATGATGTAATTGGAGGTACATAAAATGAAATTGAGGGGGCAGAGAGAATTGAACGGAGAGTGCTTCAAAGGAGACAAGGTGTGTGTCTTGCAAAATTTGACCGAGATACTGTATGCCTCTGTCTGCCCAGAGTGACGTATTCATGAGATTAGCTAGTTCAGGAAGTTTGGGGTTGCGCCAAAGAGGAGTGAAGTGTTCCCATATAGGTGAGGGTATTATTCTGTTCACTGCACGCCAGACACGGGCGGCTTGGGATAAAATAGTGTTGTTAGGGTCGCTCTTTGTGAGTGTATTTTTAAGTAAAGCAAATGGAAAGTTCTTGGTATGGTCTGTGGCAGAGAAGCCCAACAGTTCAGGGGAGTGTAGTGAGTTGGATACAAACCATTGGGAGATTTGTTCAACTTGGGATGCCAGGTAATATAAGAAGGGGGATGGTAGAGTCACCCCACCAAGAGTAGCAGGACATTGCAGTATATCATGTTTAAGTTTGGCCCGAGATTTGTTCCATACAATAGAGAGCATCAGAGATCTCAGTTTCTTAAAGAAGGTTGCAGGCAAAAATGTTGGGGAATTGTGAATTATATACAGAATTTTGGGCATTAATACCATTTTAATCAGATTAACGCGGCCCATGACCGAGAGAGGGAACTTAGTCCATGAGGAAAGCTTGCTTTCACTAGGGGGGCAACATTGTCCTGATAATAACTTGATGGGGAGGTCCGAACCACAACGCCTAGATATTTAAAAGAGGTCACGATTTGTAATGGACAAGATAGTGAGGAAGCTGAGATTTCCGGACCATCTAGGCAAAGAATGGCGGATTTGCTCCAGTTAATGGATAGACCTAAGTATTCTCCCATTTCAGTGATTAATTCAAAAGCAGTGAATAGAGAGGTGAGTGGATCTGCTAGATAAAGGATGGTATCATCAGCGTATTGGCTGATTTTCTTTTCTATACCGCTGATTTTAAAACCTATAATGTTTGAGTTTGCACGTATTTTACAGGTGAGTGGTTCAGCAGAGAGGGCCTATAGTAGGGGAGAAAGAGGGCAACCTTGTCTGGTTCCTCTACCTATTGGGAATGGCTAAGATATGTTGGAGTTGGTGCAAATTTGTGCTAAGGGGTTATTGTATAGGATTTTAACCCATCGGATAAAATTGTTGCCGAAACCAAACCTGGACAAAGTGGCGAAGAGAAATGGCCATTCAACAGCATCAAATGCTTTGGCGGCATCTAGTGAGACTATAACCCGACTGCCACAGTTATCATGAGTGGCTTGAATGTTGGCAAACAATCTGCGGATATTAAgtgaggttttcttgcctggcatGAAGCTGGTTTGATCATTGTGGATTAGGGATAAATGTTTAGCATCTACATCATTTGTTGATGAGGATCATCTCTCAAGTGAGCCCCCAtttccatgttcagagtgtgggaaattgttTATTTCTATGGAATGCCTTATTAAACACCAGAGAAGCTACACAAGTGAGTAACGTGTCTCGTGTAGAAGGTGAAGGAAGTTCTCAAAATGGAAttcagcagacaccagagaattccTACCAATgagcggcctttttcatgttcagagtgcgtGAAGTGTTTCAATGTGACAGAAAGCCTATATCAGCACAAGAGGATCCATACAGGTGTGCGTCCCTATtactgttcagagggtgggaagtgGTTTTTTCAGAAATCAGTCCTTACTAAACACTGGAAAAGCCACACAGGTGCTATCCCTTTTCCCTGTTTGGAATGTGGGAAGCGCTTCGCTGGGAAAGGCAGTCTTCTGCGACACCAGTACACTCACACCGGTGagtggccattttcttgttcagagtgtgggaaacggtTCATTCGAAAAGAACACCTTTTTAAACACCTAAAAATTCACACAAGAGATCACCCTTTTTCATGGtcagagtgtgggaagtgtttcAGTCAGAAAGGAAGTTTATATTGGCACGAAAAAAGCCATACAGGTGTACGTCCTCattcttgttcagagtgtgggaaaggcttcATTCAGAAGGGGGATCTTCTGAAACATCAAAGAATTCATACAGGAGAGTGtcccttttcatgttcagagtgtgggaaatgctttgttcAAAGAGGAGCATGTCGAAAACACCAGAAAGCCCACACCTGCAGTCTTCCTTTCTGACCTCCAAGGTACAGCAATGGTTCAATGATCTCAGACTAAGGTGGGCACTGGGCACTTTTCTGTGATAAGGTTAAGAGGGAAGAAGCGCCCAATAAAATTAAATTttctaaaaacaataataaaatgaaaaaatatgaggtggcttacctcaatgatgacaaattCACATAAGATGAATTATTTATTAGCACGAAAGCACAGGCAATACGTTTCGTGGGCACTCATCCACTTAGGCCAAATTAAGTGCCGCTGTACACTGGTAGCTGTGTTAGAGGCGTCCCTAAGGCTGCATGGCTCCCCAGGTAGCAACCTCCGAGTGCAACACCCATCACAATGTTAAAGAAAAAGCTATCTGCTGCCTGCTGCATGACCCCCCTCCTCCACTCATGTGCTCAGTGCTGCAGGTACAATCAGGTGTccgtgttaccccccccccccccccccccagcgcgcCACCAAAcattctgaagtgtcccctgcgtctctctcagtcctgactcagacagtgtGTGACTATTGTAAATGACTAatgttaccctcactgataagaaattccaactataaaacacttttctagcagaaaatggcttctgggagcaggaaagagataaaaagggtcaatagttcatagagtttagctctggcatacttcaatgaatgtggcattgagcaaaaacaacagttaaaacttaaaaagtagatttaaacataaagtaaaactgttgaatatcttaagtcatttttaggaaaaggaagatagatacaatcgtttattttagTCTATTTTCGCCtcggtgtcctttaaggtgcccatacacggtacaataaaaacagtcAATTTTCCTGATTATTCTACCAAAACGATCGAATCtaatgaaagtttaaaagaatctttttttcggTCAAGAAAAAAAGattcgattttcccatttttttaaaaaacctgattggacatgttggaaaaatctttagattcgatctaacagaataattaaataaatctcattgaaaaaaaatgaaaaaattgtaccatgtgtgggCACCATAATGGAATAAACTTTTAttcgattcgatcgttttggtcaaataaacaggaaaattgagcatttttattgtaccatataTGGGTACCGTTAGTCATAATGTGCCAGCTTGCACACGAGCTAAAACTCATAAGGTGCGTACTCACGCACTACTTCCGTaaccgacgggtccgtcagacgctcccgctgggcggacattcggccgacagtagcgcgtgtgtacgtgctgtcggcggactgatcaggctgtttctgaacaagcCTTATCAGTtcgccgacagcgtgtacacatatgctactgtcggctgaacgtccgcccagcgggagcgtctgacggacccgtcgtagaGTGTGTCTTCTGTCTTCGCACCTATATAGTTTCACTGAATCAAATAGGCAGAAGGCTTCATTGCTCAACGGTTGTATATGTGCAAGGTAACGCAATTTACTGTAGTATTTttaaatgagttaatttttttttttattatccccTTATTCTCTCTAGGAAATGTAATTATAATTTTAATTGCAAGTTTGTAATGCTAGCAACCATCTGTATAATATTGTAAGTAAAGCTGTTTATCACCTTTACATTTCCGTTTCTTAAAATGAAATTTGTGATTGTTTTGGATGACAGTTTAGGAATAATTGCTTTACGAACATGCTGTTCAGCACTCTCTTGTCCCAGAGGAAGGAGGAGAATGAGGCACACCACACCCacaactttaaaggggcactatggcgaaaaaattttaaatttaaaatatgtgcaaacgcagacaaataagaagtatgttttttccagataaaaatgagccataaattacttctctcctatgttgctgtcacttacagtaggtagtacaaatctgacagaagcgacaggttttggactagtccatctcttcctaggggattctcagcaaggcttttattctttttaaagatattccctaaaaaggatttaaacaatgatgctggccagcttccctgctcgctacacagttttttggcagttggacagagcaactgccattcactaagtgcttttgaaaataaataaaaccctgagaatcccctattaaaagatggactagtccagtgatctgcaaactttgctctccagctgttaaagaactaaaagtcccacaatgcattgctggagGCTGACATCCACAGCcacgattcataaaggcaaatgcattgtgggacttgtagttccttaacagctgaagagccaagtttgcagatcactggactagtccaaaacctgtcgcttgtgttagatttctactacctactgtaagtgaccgcaacataggagaaaagtaatttatggctcatttttatctggaaaaaaacatacttcttatttgtttatgtttgcacatattttaatttttaaaaatatttgccattgtgcccctttaacTTAGCGTCATACAAGGACAACTGCAGTTAGTGGATAGTGATCCGACTGACGATCCAGCTAATGCCCCCAACTGTCACACTCGCTTGTTTCTGCTGCGTACGGCGGTGtgcgtacactattttggcagttggactgagcaactgcagttcagtaggTGCTTTTGCAAATAACTGAGAATACCCTATGTGCAAATGGACtatttcaaaacctgtcagatctgtgaaATTTtccctacctactgtaagtgacaggaacaaagAAACAAAATAAATGTATTGGGCATTTCAggttgggagaaatgtacatttatatgcatGCATTTCCAAATGTTTTTGCCTTGATTGCCCTTTAAATTCTGTTTATGAATAAGCCTATTTTTGAATTTGTATTTTCTATTTTATGGATATACATTTTTTATGTGAGTACAGCTGTGTTTGTCTGTTATTCATTCTGCATGTTTatctacatacataagttttgtTTTCACATTTAAAGCTATTGTCAGGAGATTATGACTTTTTACATTGttgactttctatagtgaagatcTGGGAATGTCTACAGCACTGAGTCACTGCTTGACCTTCTGTGTCCCTTCTAGTATAAACGTAACATAGATTTGTCTATTCTTGGGTGCACCCATACTTAGGCATGAGTCCCCAGCTTCATATGGTATAGCtggagcccttaaagtggacctgaaccgagtaaatttatttaaaataaacacatcatACATAGCTTgttgtccgttcctctcagaagcttgccattttcttcttacaactattccttccagttctgacaagttttagtcagaactgaaatatatcagttgcggtCAGTTATACTGAAAGGAACACtggtgagcaaggtaatgtctatgtttccctatggctcaagtgggcggtattacagtttaacagtgtggtgtccaggaagctgttatggggtaatggccattttaaaaatgcaggacGAAGAATTCCGTTGATCTGagcggacaaacaggatgcaggagaggagaaagagattgatgagcagactacacgaGTGGTAATTAtgacgtgtatgtttattttgactttcaattttcagttcaagtttgcgTTCAATTTTTTTAAGAGTGACCACATGAAGACTACTTCAGTTCCACCCAAGTGGAGACGGGTCTAAGATCTTCGGCTGCTCTATTAGTTGGCTACTCTTTCACCAACCTCATCTTTTGAGCACACTTCATTTGCCATTTTTATGGTTTGATCTGCACCGTTTAAGCTCCTGTTACTCTGTTTTTTAAGGGGACCTGTCATCTTGCTTCTCCCTTAAAGTGTACTTAAGATGGTAGACTGATGTTTATTATAGCCATGCGGTGCACTACACGCACCACACCGATATACAGCGGGGAAAGTTGTGCAGCAGGCATAGCGCCATGCCAAAAAAGGGagggtggtcatgggtggagccaaatttacatgaactgacaggcaccccccatgtTTAGTCACAgggaagcccctcccccccccgattTAGGTGGtgacagatgtgccccccccagttcaggtagtgacaggagcaccccagtttaggtagtgacagctgtcccccagtgtatgtagtgagtgacaaggacccccactCACCATCGTCCCAGCAGCCAGCCCAGTGTCAGACCTCACAATCCGCCTGGCGACCAGTGAGAGCGGGCGTACGTTACCCCTGTGGACACCCCgctgcatatgcggaagtgatgtcacttccgcatatcagtgcggtgtccgcgaggtcctagcgcccgcactcacTGGTCGTCTGCTGATTCTGAGGTCTAACGCTGGGCTTGCTGCTGGGATTAGGCAGTGTtgacggccgggggggggggggggggatctgccccaTTTTGCCCGACGCCCAtggctgccatattggtttccttttaaacaataccagttgcctggcagtccttcagatcctgtgtctttaatactttaagccataggccctggaacaagcatacagcagatcaggtagtctgactcaggttttactggagtagccatatgcttgttccagggttttgactcagactctacttatgccagaagaccaacagggctgctaggcaactggcattgtttgcaaggaaataaatatggcaacctctagatccctctcacctcgggttccctttaagaatcacTCTGCACCACTCGGTCAAACTACAGGAAAGCGTAGAAGGTAAGAGCATTGAGGGCGGGGAGCAGgaaactaatggtggccatacatggtacaatttttttcatacaatcttaccatttctatgtaatataagggaactgcctacattatcctttcagtatattcacttaatttacccttatactacatagaaatggtaagattgtatgaaaaaattgtaccatgtatggccaccataaacaGCGTCAGAACACTTAGgagaaggtaatctagcccaccatgcaCGTTATTCAATCATTTTTGTTCTCTTATTCGGGGCCTGAATAGAATTTAAAAAATAAGCTGTACTTTAAACTTACTATCACAGCTGTTTATGTGAAAGAGCccctaataatacaataataatacaatacaatacaattgtgtggctgaatggagtaatggttaagggctctgcctctgacacaggagaccaggattcgggtctcggctctgcctgttcagtaagccagcatctattcagtaggagaccttgggccagtctccctaacactgctacggcctatagagcgcgtcctagtggctgcagctctggcgctttgagtccaccaggagaaaagagcgatataagtgttctgtgtttgtttgtttgttacaatGAAAGAAACACCGAGCAGCACATGTAGCATGCAGTTCctctattcaccacaagatggtaATGTCACCAATTATGAATGGAACATGGAACACAAAGACAGGAAGGACTGTTTAGCCTGGGCAGGAAGATTTGGGTGGTGTTGGGAGGAAGTAGTCGAGAGGAGCCATTGCTGGGACTGGCAGCCGAGGAGGTAATAAGTAAGGTATTATATTTATATTCATACAACAAGATAACCTCCCGTGTCCCatctccctccccagcagctgCTGCTACCCATAGAGGAGGGTGATGGAGGTCTGATCTGTGAATGGTGCTGGATAAGAGGCCAGACCCATCAGAAACACCTGGGATCTCCCCTCATCCTTCTAATTTTAATAATGCCATCTTCTGTGATGCAGTATAAATAAATAGTATGTAATGCACACACATCACATGGGCAGCACAGCTGGTGAGTCCCATCATGTGATCGCTGATTATatcccctatatatatatactgcacaaTGTAAATCTGTTTATCTGTGGTAAGCCTGTTATAACTTATGTTACTCCATCAGCAGGTATACATCTCTCTGTGATATGATCTGTTTCCTTCATGCTAGTCCTGCCAGATGGTAAATCGTGTGGTTCTGGTTCCCTGTGTTCCAGTCCCGGTGCACACTAACAATTCACAACTGCTTTGATTTGGAAACCCCACTTGGAATTAGCAgaatttgcttaaagagaaaccgtgaccaagaatttaacttcatcccaatcagtagctgatacccccttcccatgagaaatattttccttttcaccaatggatcatcagggggctctgtatggctgatattgtggtgaaacccttcccacagtgtgatgtcagaaccatggtcctggcggtttcctgtctgtgaacctcgttgcattgtgggaaatagctgtttacagctgtttccaactgccaaaaaagaaaacagcatctccttccactgacatcacctgccagcagtaaaaatgtcaccacatgataaatgtcagaatttaaatcagggagaggaaaggctttacagtgggtaaacactgactaaatcacttatacataattattgtaaaaatgaagcacttttttattacgttattctcactggagtccctctttaaaACCCCCATCCAGCGGATAATTTGTAAATTTGTGGGACTGGGTAGTGCAGTGCAGAAAAGAAGCTATGACAGCTCCCACACCAGCATACTCCACTGCACAGTGCTCTGCAGGAAGAGGGGAGACACTGGCAGCTATGACATCTCCCTCACCAGCATACTCCACTGCACAGTGCTCTGCAGGAAGAGGGGAGACACTGGCAGCTATGACCGCTCCCTCACCAGCATACTCCACTGCACAGTGCTCTGCAGGAAGAGGGGAGACACTGGCAGCTATGACATCTCCCTCACCAGCATACTCCACTGCACAGTGCTCTGCAGGAAGAGGGGAGACACTGGCAGCTATGACATCTCCCTCACCAGCATACTCCACTGCACAGTGCTGTGCAGGAAGAGGGGAGACACTGGCACCTATGACATCTCCCTCACCAGCATACTCCACTGCACAGTGCTCTGCAGGAAGAGGGGAGACACTGGCAGCTATGACATCTCCCTCACCAGCATACTCCACTGCACGGTGCTCTGCAGGAAGAGGGGAGACACTGGCAGCTATGACATCTCCCTCACCAGCATACTCCACTGCACGGTGCTCTGCAGGAAGAGGGGAGACACTGGCAGCTATGACAGCTCCCTCACCAGCATACTCCACTGCACAGTGCTCTGCAGGAAGAGGGAGACACTGACAGCTATGACAGGTCCCACACCAGCATACTCCACTGCACAGTACTCTGCAGGAAGAGGGGAGACACTGGCAGCTATGACAGCTCCCTCACCAGCATACTTCACTGCACAGTGCTCTGCAGGAAGAGGGGAGACACTGGCAGCTATGTCAGCTCCCTCACCAGCATACTCCACTGCACAGTGCTCTGCAGGAAGAGGGGAGACACTGACAGCTATGACAGCTCCCTCACCAGCATACTCCACTGCACAGTGCTCTGCAGGAAGAGGGGAGACACTGGCAGCTATGACATCTCCCTCACCAGCATACTCCACTGCCCAGTGTTCTGCAGGAAGAGGGGAGACACTGGCACCTATGACATCTCCCTCACCAGCATACTCCACTGCACAGTGCTCTGCAGGAAGAGGGGAGACACTGGCAGCTATGACATCTCCCTCACCAGCATACTCCACTGCACAGTGCTCTGCAGGAAGAGGGGAGACACTGGCACCTATGACATCTCCCTCACCAGCATACTCCACTGCACAGTGCTCTGCAGGAAGAGGGGAGACACTGGCAGCTATGACATCTCCCTCACCAGCATACTCCACTGCACAGTGCTCTGCAGGAAGAGGGGAGACACTGGCAGCTATGCCATCTCCCTCACTAGCATACTCCACTGCACAGTGCTCTGCAGGAAGAGGGGAGACACTGGCAGCTATGACATCTCCGTCACCAGCATACTCCAGTACACAGTGCTCTGCAGGAAGAGGGGAGACACTGGCAGCTATGACATCTCCCTCACCAGCATACTCCACTGCACAGTGCTCTGCAGGAAGAGGGAGACACTGACAGCTATGACAGGTCCCACACCAGCATACTCCACTGCACAGTGCTCTGCAGGAAGAGGGAAAACACTGGCAGCTATGACAGCTCCCTCACCAGCATACTCCACTGCACAGTGCTCTGCAGGAAGAGGGGAGACACTGGCAGCTATGACAGCTCCCTCACCAGCATACTTCACTGTGCTCTGCAGGAAGAGGGGAGACATAAGGTGAGGGGAAGTGTTCTGTAACTATACATGTAAATGTACATAGCTGGCACATTTGTGTTATGTACTAACAGCTGCAGTAGACACAGTAGATGTGTATAAAGGGCAATCACTGAGGATGAAGGGAGCATTAAACTAAAGACTTttattgtgggcaacatttcaatcATACTGATATATTAGGCTGCAGTGTTTAAAATGTTGAGTGTGTGACACATGTAATATACCCCCGTCCTGATACAGTCCAGAGACCTTCATTCTGAGCTTATCTCTCCATAGAGAAAAACCTTGTATAGATCACATGACCagtgaggatggaggaggactgGAGTCACATGACAGAGGGGATAATAAATCTAACCCTGGAAATCATctacctgctgactggagaggtgaggaggattctgggatgtTACATGACATCTTATCTCTTATCTCTATTATTAAAATACACACGTGATATATGGTGAGAAGTTCCGATGCCCACCGCTCATCTGTGCTATAGCACGCAACTgtggccaggagcactctgcgcatgcgcgtGATGTCTGCGATAACACGTAGTACGCTTGCAGCATGGCCGGCGCAGGCACACTGAATGATGCCCAACCAAACCGAACGCAAGACGGGGCTGGAGGGTAATTACTGGTAAGAGAGGGGGCAGAAAGAAGAACGGGaggagcggtgagcatcaggacagctcaccatacatgcctgtgccTGTATCATCTTCATATGGAATCTTTATCCTTTAATAAAACCTGTCTGGAGGGCTAggtaggattctgggaggtcacatgacatcactcttactcTCTATATACAGAATTTTCCTAAAGTGACATTTGGAaatcatgtgaccatcacggtGCCTCCATCTCATTCCCTGATACCCAAGAGACACACCAAGCAGAAGATTGTGAAAACCACCCACAGGATCGTTGAGCTGCTggtgggagaggtgagcagtgctaaaTATGAAGACAAATAATCCCCTTCCCTGCATTGTGTGTCATGAGGCTGAATTCTCTGCATTACAGGATGAGGAGGGGGAGTGTCTGGAAGGACAGAAAGATCAGGAGCAGAACATTGTGGCAGAAGGTCAGATCCCACCCCATCATCAGGTAGAAGCTCCATGGGCAAGAAAAGCTGTTTATGTTATGATGTGTACATTGCCTGCCTTGTTACTGTTATTATATTGTGACTATACTTTTAGGGTGGAAGTGTGACTGATTGTAATCCTATTGTAAAGGGAATGGTAAACCATGCAGATGTGATAAGGAAGAAGCCGTATACAGAAGGATACAAGGATGTGACGGTGGAGAAGCAGTCATCCCTCACTTTagtgggtaagaggagacttaaAGTTCTTGTAAAGGATAGAGCAGCATGGAGGGCAtgaagagatacgcaaacagcgcacttctcttacgctagtctgggtccgactgacggaagtgcggggccgGGTTCtcgaagctgcagacagcggaggacggcagcgtgggagcgatccaggtggatggggctggagggagccccaggtatgtataacatcgttTTCCTTCTTtatttctggttcactttaaccatgtTTTGCCTTTTGATTTCCAGTCTTTGATGCTGGGGTTTGGGCTAGTATAGTTCAGTAAGGAACATGCATACTGTCTTTACTGTACATAATAAAGCCGTAATAAAacgggaaaccgagagcccaatatagtgcagtatgtcagaaTAGTTTGATGAAATGATAAGGTGAgaaagattat
This window encodes:
- the LOC137536955 gene encoding gastrula zinc finger protein XlCGF57.1-like yields the protein MEFSRHQRIPTNERPFSCSECVKCFNVTESLYQHKRIHTGVRPYYCSEGGKWFFQKSVLTKHWKSHTGAIPFPCLECGKRFAGKGSLLRHQYTHTGEWPFSCSECGKRFIRKEHLFKHLKIHTRDHPFSWSECGKCFSQKGSLYWHEKSHTGVRPHSCSECGKGFIQKGDLLKHQRIHTGECPFSCSECGKCFVQRGACRKHQKAHTCSLPF